A window of Castanea sativa cultivar Marrone di Chiusa Pesio chromosome 1, ASM4071231v1 contains these coding sequences:
- the LOC142622602 gene encoding uncharacterized protein LOC142622602 isoform X2, which translates to MRYFHGTPELWARKNNNDPVSETNSKKKPSSRGKFAKRVRTEPPVEAPYVPPRPKRTTKSLPDKTIDIFEGMTIVELAKRTGESIPTLQEILVNVGEKVESEFDPLSIDIAELVTMEVGINVRRQHSTEGTEILPRPAVVTVMGHVDHGKTSLLDSLRQTSVAAKEAGGITQHLGAFVVSMQSGASITFLDTPGHAAFSAMRARGAAVTDIVVLVVAADDGVMPQTLEAMSHAKAANVPVVVAINKCDKPAADPERVKQQLASEGLLLEEIGGDVQVVEVSATKKTGLDNLEECLLLQAEMMDLKARIDGPAQAYVVEARLDRGRGPLATAIVKAGTLVCGQHVVVGSQWGRIRAIRDTAGKLTEKATPAMPVEIEGLKGLPMAGDDIIVVDSDERARMLSEGRKKKFEKDRLSKVNDGATENLETSEEEFKRVEMPIIVKADVQGTVQAVTDALKTLNSPQVFVNVVHVGVGPISQSDVDLAKACGACIVGFNIKSPPSSINLEATQAGTKIVLHRVIYHLLEEMGNLIVDKAPGTCETQVAGEAEVLNIFELKGRSKAKGDDVKIAGCRVIDGFVSKSSTLRLMRSGEVVFEGSCASLKREKQDVDSVRKGNECGLVISDWDDLQIGDVIQCLEQVVRKPKFISSESGAVRIEC; encoded by the exons ATGAG GTATTTTCATGGCACTCCGGAGCTGTGGGCTAGAAAGAATAATAATGACCCAGTTTCTGAAACAAATTCCAAGAAAAAGCCTTCCAGTAGAGGGAAGTTTGCGAAAAGAGTCAGGACCGAGCCACCTGTTGAAGCCCCTTATGTGCCTCCTAGACCAAAAAGAACCACCAAATCCTTGCCAGATAAAACAATCGACATATTTGAAGGCATGACAATTGTGGAGCTTGCCAAGCGTACTGGTGAGTCAATACCTACACTGCAGGAAATTCTAGTCAACGTTGGGGAAAAGGTTGAATCTGAGTTTGATCCTCTCAGCATCGACATTGCGGAACTGGTTACAATG GAAGTTGGAATCAATGTAAGGAGGCAACACTCCACTGAAGGTACCGAAATTTTACCGAGGCCTGCAGTTGTTACAGTAATGGGTCATGTTGATCATGGTAAAACTTCTCTTTTGGATTCTCTACGTCAAACATCAGTGGCAGCAAAGGAAGCTGGTGGCATAACTCAGCATCTTGGTGCTTTTGTTGTGAGTATGCAGTCAGGAGCGTCAATCACTTTTTTAGACACCCCTGGTCATGCTGCATTCAGTGCAATGCGAGCAAGAGGTGCAGCAGTTACAGATATAGTGGTGCTAGTTGTAGCTGCTGATGATGGAGTGATGCCCCAAACTCTTGAAGCCATGTCTCATGCAAAAGCAGCTAATGTGCCAGTTGTCGTTGCAATTAATAAATGTGATAAACCAGCTGCTGACCCAGAGAGAGTAAAGCAACAGCTTGCTTCAGAGGGCTTGCTACTGGAGGAGATCGGTGGTGACGTTCAGGTGGTTGAAGTTTCAGCGACAAAGAAGACTGGGTTGGATAACTTGGAAGAGTGTTTGCTTCTCCAGGCTGAAATGATGGATCTGAAAGCACGTATTGATGGGCCTGCTCAAGCTTATGTGGTGGAGGCAAGACTTGACAGGGGACGGGGTCCATTGGCTACTGCAATAGTTAAGGCAGGGACTTTAGTTTGTGGGCAGCATGTGGTTGTTGGCTCACAGTGGGGCAGAATAAGGGCTATTAGGGATACGGCGGGGAAGTTGACCGAGAAGGCAACACCTGCAATGCCTGTTGAAATTGAAGGGCTGAAGGGGCTCCCAATGGCTGGTGATGATATTATTGTTGTGGACTCTGATGAGCGAGCTAGAATGCTTAGTGagggaaggaaaaagaaatttgagAAAGATAGGCTTAGCAAGGTCAATGATGGGGCAACAGAAAATTTGGAAACATCAGAAGAGGAGTTTAAGAGGGTTGAAATGCCAATAATAGTAAAAGCAGACGTTCAGGGAACCGTCCAAGCTGTCACAGATGCATTAAAGACTTTAAATAGTCCTCAG GTTTTTGTGAATGTTGTCCATGTTGGTGTTGGACCTATTTCTCAATCTGATGTGGATCTAGCAAAAGCCTGTGGTGCTTGTATAGTTGGGTTTAATATTAAGAGTCCACCTAGTTCTATCAATCTGGAAGCGACTCAAGCCGGTACAAAG ATAGTGCTTCACCGTGTGATCTATCACCTATTGGAAGAAATgggcaatttgatagtagataAGGCCCCTGGGACTTGTGAGACTCAGGTAGCTGGGGAGGCTGAGGTACTGAATATATTTGAGCTCAAAGGAAGGAGCAAGGCAAAGGGGGATGATGTAAAAATTGCTGGCTGTCGAGTCATTGATGGTTTTGTCTCAAAATCATCAACCTTGAGGCTAATGAGGAGTGGGGAAGTTGTGTTCGAGGGATCCTGTGCATCTCTTAAGCGGGAGAAGCAGGATGTGGATTCAGTGAGGAAAGGAAATGAGTGTGGACTTGTGATTAGTGATTGGGATGATTTGCAGATTGGAGATGTCATCCAGTGCTTGGAGCAAGTTGTAAGGAAGCCCAAATTCATTTCATCAGAGAGTGGTGCTGTTCGAATTGAGTGCTGA
- the LOC142622602 gene encoding uncharacterized protein LOC142622602 isoform X1 — MAWRELTKKGVRTSLSRALTPVLPRLVVGSNFSSALEDVIKTSIPASLRCISEFSSRSALWGSACNKVPAVLPLMRYFHGTPELWARKNNNDPVSETNSKKKPSSRGKFAKRVRTEPPVEAPYVPPRPKRTTKSLPDKTIDIFEGMTIVELAKRTGESIPTLQEILVNVGEKVESEFDPLSIDIAELVTMEVGINVRRQHSTEGTEILPRPAVVTVMGHVDHGKTSLLDSLRQTSVAAKEAGGITQHLGAFVVSMQSGASITFLDTPGHAAFSAMRARGAAVTDIVVLVVAADDGVMPQTLEAMSHAKAANVPVVVAINKCDKPAADPERVKQQLASEGLLLEEIGGDVQVVEVSATKKTGLDNLEECLLLQAEMMDLKARIDGPAQAYVVEARLDRGRGPLATAIVKAGTLVCGQHVVVGSQWGRIRAIRDTAGKLTEKATPAMPVEIEGLKGLPMAGDDIIVVDSDERARMLSEGRKKKFEKDRLSKVNDGATENLETSEEEFKRVEMPIIVKADVQGTVQAVTDALKTLNSPQVFVNVVHVGVGPISQSDVDLAKACGACIVGFNIKSPPSSINLEATQAGTKIVLHRVIYHLLEEMGNLIVDKAPGTCETQVAGEAEVLNIFELKGRSKAKGDDVKIAGCRVIDGFVSKSSTLRLMRSGEVVFEGSCASLKREKQDVDSVRKGNECGLVISDWDDLQIGDVIQCLEQVVRKPKFISSESGAVRIEC; from the exons ATGGCTTGGAGAGAGCTTACCAAAAAG GGTGTACGCACTAGTCTTTCAAGAGCTTTGACTCCTGTGCTACCAAGGCTTGTGGTTGGGTCAAACTTTTCATCTGCCCTTGAGGATGTAATAAAAACATCAATCCCTGCTTCATTAAGATGCATATCAG AGTTCTCTTCCAGATCAGCATTATGGGGCTCAGCTTGTAACAAGGTTCCGGCAGTATTGCCCCTTATGAG GTATTTTCATGGCACTCCGGAGCTGTGGGCTAGAAAGAATAATAATGACCCAGTTTCTGAAACAAATTCCAAGAAAAAGCCTTCCAGTAGAGGGAAGTTTGCGAAAAGAGTCAGGACCGAGCCACCTGTTGAAGCCCCTTATGTGCCTCCTAGACCAAAAAGAACCACCAAATCCTTGCCAGATAAAACAATCGACATATTTGAAGGCATGACAATTGTGGAGCTTGCCAAGCGTACTGGTGAGTCAATACCTACACTGCAGGAAATTCTAGTCAACGTTGGGGAAAAGGTTGAATCTGAGTTTGATCCTCTCAGCATCGACATTGCGGAACTGGTTACAATG GAAGTTGGAATCAATGTAAGGAGGCAACACTCCACTGAAGGTACCGAAATTTTACCGAGGCCTGCAGTTGTTACAGTAATGGGTCATGTTGATCATGGTAAAACTTCTCTTTTGGATTCTCTACGTCAAACATCAGTGGCAGCAAAGGAAGCTGGTGGCATAACTCAGCATCTTGGTGCTTTTGTTGTGAGTATGCAGTCAGGAGCGTCAATCACTTTTTTAGACACCCCTGGTCATGCTGCATTCAGTGCAATGCGAGCAAGAGGTGCAGCAGTTACAGATATAGTGGTGCTAGTTGTAGCTGCTGATGATGGAGTGATGCCCCAAACTCTTGAAGCCATGTCTCATGCAAAAGCAGCTAATGTGCCAGTTGTCGTTGCAATTAATAAATGTGATAAACCAGCTGCTGACCCAGAGAGAGTAAAGCAACAGCTTGCTTCAGAGGGCTTGCTACTGGAGGAGATCGGTGGTGACGTTCAGGTGGTTGAAGTTTCAGCGACAAAGAAGACTGGGTTGGATAACTTGGAAGAGTGTTTGCTTCTCCAGGCTGAAATGATGGATCTGAAAGCACGTATTGATGGGCCTGCTCAAGCTTATGTGGTGGAGGCAAGACTTGACAGGGGACGGGGTCCATTGGCTACTGCAATAGTTAAGGCAGGGACTTTAGTTTGTGGGCAGCATGTGGTTGTTGGCTCACAGTGGGGCAGAATAAGGGCTATTAGGGATACGGCGGGGAAGTTGACCGAGAAGGCAACACCTGCAATGCCTGTTGAAATTGAAGGGCTGAAGGGGCTCCCAATGGCTGGTGATGATATTATTGTTGTGGACTCTGATGAGCGAGCTAGAATGCTTAGTGagggaaggaaaaagaaatttgagAAAGATAGGCTTAGCAAGGTCAATGATGGGGCAACAGAAAATTTGGAAACATCAGAAGAGGAGTTTAAGAGGGTTGAAATGCCAATAATAGTAAAAGCAGACGTTCAGGGAACCGTCCAAGCTGTCACAGATGCATTAAAGACTTTAAATAGTCCTCAG GTTTTTGTGAATGTTGTCCATGTTGGTGTTGGACCTATTTCTCAATCTGATGTGGATCTAGCAAAAGCCTGTGGTGCTTGTATAGTTGGGTTTAATATTAAGAGTCCACCTAGTTCTATCAATCTGGAAGCGACTCAAGCCGGTACAAAG ATAGTGCTTCACCGTGTGATCTATCACCTATTGGAAGAAATgggcaatttgatagtagataAGGCCCCTGGGACTTGTGAGACTCAGGTAGCTGGGGAGGCTGAGGTACTGAATATATTTGAGCTCAAAGGAAGGAGCAAGGCAAAGGGGGATGATGTAAAAATTGCTGGCTGTCGAGTCATTGATGGTTTTGTCTCAAAATCATCAACCTTGAGGCTAATGAGGAGTGGGGAAGTTGTGTTCGAGGGATCCTGTGCATCTCTTAAGCGGGAGAAGCAGGATGTGGATTCAGTGAGGAAAGGAAATGAGTGTGGACTTGTGATTAGTGATTGGGATGATTTGCAGATTGGAGATGTCATCCAGTGCTTGGAGCAAGTTGTAAGGAAGCCCAAATTCATTTCATCAGAGAGTGGTGCTGTTCGAATTGAGTGCTGA
- the LOC142614434 gene encoding V-type proton ATPase subunit E-like — MNDTDVSKQIQQMVRFIRQEAEEKANEISVSAEEEFNIEKLQLVEAEKKKIRQEYERKEKQVDVRKKIEYSMQLNASRIKVLQAQDDVVNAMKDAAAKELLNVSSNHHVYKRLLKDLIVQSLLRLKEPSVLLRCREDDLHLVQSVLDSAAEEYSEKASVHAPEIIVDNNVYLPPAPSHHNAHALSCSGGVVLASKDGKIVFENTLDARLDVVFRKKLPEIRKWLCGQVAA; from the exons ATGAACGACACCGATGTCTCCAAGCAGATCCAGCAGATGGTCAGATTCATCCGCCAAGAAGCCGAGGAAAAAGCCAACGAGATCTCCGTTTCCGCCGAGGAA gaATTCAATATAGAGAAGTTGCAATTGGTGGaggcagagaagaagaagatcagGCAAGAGTACGAGCGCAAAGAGAAGCAAGTCGATGTTCGAAAGAAGAT TGAGTACTCGATGCAGCTTAATGCGTCTCGGATCAAAGTTCTTCAAGCTCAAGACGACGTCGTTAATGCTATGAAAGACGCCGCCGCCAAGGAGCTTTTGAATGTGAGCAGCAATCACCATGTGTATAAGAGGCTTCTTAAAGATCTAATTGTTCAG AGTTTGCTAAGATTGAAAGAGCCTTCTGTCTTATTGCGTTGTCGGGAAGATGATCTTCATTTGGTGCAGTCTGTGCTGGATTCAGCAGCAGAGGAGTATTCTGAGAAAGCAAGTGTTCATGCACCTGAGATTATAGTCGACAACAACGTCTATCTTCCACCTGCTCCCAGCCATCATAATGCCCATGCTCTTTCctg CTCTGGAGGTGTAGTTTTGGCTTCTAAAGATGGGAAGATTGTCTTTGAGAACACCCTTGATGCACGGTTGGATGTTGTATTCCGTAAAAAACTGCCAGAG ATCCGCAAGTGGCTATGTGGTCAGGTTGCTGCATGA